DNA sequence from the Coffea arabica cultivar ET-39 chromosome 11c, Coffea Arabica ET-39 HiFi, whole genome shotgun sequence genome:
atctTGATCACTCCAATCATCTTAGTTTATAAATGAAGGTAATCTCAACATTTCAATTGATTCCATTACAAAAGGCACTTTAATTTAAACTATGAAGGAgttatgtataatttttaaaactatagGAACGTTATTTACAATACCACTAAACCACAAAGGAGACCGGTGCAATTGACccaaagaatttttttaaaaaaaaatatcttgCATTTTCCGAAACACGGGTCAAAGAGGAGCCATTCCTGGTGAAAGAAAaggcgaaatttttttttttttatttttcttaatagcCACGAAATTTCCAGTTCTTCTTAGTGCTGTAACCTGTATGGGTAAATTTGATCTCGCATAATACAACATAATGCAGTGAGGCACAGTTCGAGCTTGCTATTCAATATCCTCACCATTCTTGGATAAACATATGTTCAATAAAGGGGGGAAATGAACTGAAAACATTAGTTCATCACTCTTCTTCTCCTCTACCAACTTTGCTCCAAAGTGAAAATGCAGTTCTGGGCTTCATGCCATTGGAGCTGATGTTCCTCAGGAAATTTCTATACCACTTGGCAGAGGACCTAGGATTTCTATTCAACGTTGCCCGATCAACAGAATAAAGTCCAAACTTCACATCATACCCAAATGACCATTCAAAGTTATCCATCAAAGTCCAAACAAAATAGCCCCTCACATCAGCACCATTtctatcaaacaaaaaaattattacttttaTTAGTTATTCGAGCAAATAATTTCAGTACAATCAGAGGAACAATCTCACCTCATGGCTCGAGCCAAAGATGCTAGGTATGCTTGGTGAAATTCAATTCGCTTGACATCATGCTGTAAACCATCCAGTTGATCTTGTTGCAGTGGTGAAGAATAACCTGTAGGTAAGATAGAATTATTATGAGCTTGTCTAACAATGCTCAGTAGTCAATGGACACTCAATAAGATGGATTTCATGTATTAATTACTGGGAAAAGTGAGATCAAATTGGGAAAGTATTTAAATGCAGGGAGTAATAAATGTGAGTATACATTCAAATTGTGTACTCACGAGTATCCATTGAGCACTTGTTAGAAAAATCTGATTATTGTGTGGTAATAGTTAGAATAAGACATGACAAGGTAGCAGTTTTTGGGACAAATTTTATCTACTTGCACTCCAGGTGCAAATTTTATCTGAATAACACGATCAGAGCCAACTCAATGTGGAACAAGAGCACAAGAGCAAGAGCAAAAACTGTGGATGTTCAAAACTAAACCAAATCACAGATATTTTCAAATGTATATGTTTACCATTCTCAGTAATAAAAATGGGCTTGTTATCGTATCGATTCACTGTATAGTCTACAATCTCTTCCATTCCTCTTGGAACAACACTGAATCTAGGCATCCCTGTCTGTTAAAAACAGCAAAAAAACAAGATTAGGAAAAAGCTAATCTTAAGCTATATAACAAATAGAATCTGATATACAGTCAATGCAATAAATCAGGATAAATCTGATTCTCATACAGGTTCTCCAATCAAAACACCACCATTCTCTGCAGATGTGGAGACAAAGCCTCGGATGGCACGGTCTCCACCAGGGAGACAGGCAGAGCCAGAGCAGGAACAACTTGAGTGTATGCAGTCCTTGGCATAAAGAGTTGAATAGTGGTTTAGTCCAATGAAGTCAATGCTATCCCTTATGAGCAGTTTTTCCTCTGATGTGAATTTGGGTAACTCATTCCCATGATATTGACGCATTTCTGGAGGATAATCACCAAACACAAGAGGATCCAAAGCCCTGTTTTATAAATTGAACCATGGCACATAAAAAATGGGGCATCTTGTCATTTTTTGATTCTTTTCATAtagaaatttttcttaattcaaTGCTTCTAGCCAATTAGGCTGCGATTGAGTAACAGGAAAAGGAGAAATTTAAAATGCTAGTACAGGACCGTGGAAGCTTCCAGTCCCAGGGTAAAGGGTACAGTTTAAGGTGATGTCATGACTTACCAAGCCAGATTAAAAGCCAAAGCCCTATCTGCAGCTTCCTTGTTGTGCTCATCATCAGTTAATGGTTCAAACATAAATGAGTGGAGCACAATTCCTATTACACCTCCTTGTTTGGGCTGCAACAAAAAATGTGTGGTTCAGATTATACGCCTCCTTTGTTGAAAGGATAACAACAATGTTAAGCTGTATAATCCTGTAAAACAAAGGGATGCAGTAATGCAAGTTGATATTATTATTTATGGAAACTAAGTACTTGACTTGCCAGAAACTGCTCGCGATAGAGTTTGGAAGCCTTTGCATGTGCAAGTAACATGTTATGCACTGCAATTAGGGGCTCGGTATCTGAATTACCAGCTGAACAGTTGCCAAAAGGAGGGGAGCAATGACCTGGAGGGCTCACTCCCCTTTCAAAGGCGAATTCTGCAACTGTATTTGGTTCATTTATGGTCACCCAATACCTTACCCGATCgccaaaattcttgaaacatgttTCAGCAAAATGGAGGAAATCATCCCTAATTTGTCACATATACCCGAAATTGTGATCTTATTGAAGAGTTAAATATCATCCACACAAAATCCATAATCAGATTTGTAGTTTAACATACTGAATCAGAGGACTGAGCCAGCCCCCGTATTTGTCACTAAGCACTTGAGGCATGTCCCAGTGGTAAATTGTCACAAATGGCTGAATGCCTGCATTGATACAATGTATCTAAGCCTCTGAAACAATAGAAGTAAATGAGAGATGAAAGGTGGAAGAAACATGTCATGTTTGCTTAGTACCTCGGAGTAAAAGGTTATCAATAATACTATTGTAAAACATGATTCCAGCTGCATTAACACCACCGGAATTCCCATCTAAACAACCATTCAAACCATTCAAACATATATTATGAGTCCGtggcattcaaaaaaaaatgggaCCGAAAGGGGTACCTAAGAAGAAAAATAACGTACTTGGAAGTATTCTTGGCCAGGAAATGGAGAAACGGTAAGCATCCATCCCAAGGGAATGGATTATCTCAATATCTTCCTGTTACGATCCAAAAGCAAACAAAATTTTATATCGTTTTGCTGCTCAAAATCTTTAATTTACATCTTCATATCATTCATCTAGAATGTTTAAGGTACATTGAGATAAGTAAAACAAGAAATTAGAGTAGCAGAGCTGGTAACTTGGTACCATGTAACGATGGTAATGGTCAGTCGCTATATCTCCAGTGTCTCCATTCTTTA
Encoded proteins:
- the LOC113717802 gene encoding beta-glucosidase 18 isoform X1; translation: MSKDQISQLDFSSIEGAILEDGKSFSDWDVFVRKIGNIKNGDTGDIATDHYHRYMEDIEIIHSLGMDAYRFSISWPRILPNGNSGGVNAAGIMFYNSIIDNLLLRGIQPFVTIYHWDMPQVLSDKYGGWLSPLIQDDFLHFAETCFKNFGDRVRYWVTINEPNTVAEFAFERGVSPPGHCSPPFGNCSAGNSDTEPLIAVHNMLLAHAKASKLYREQFLPKQGGVIGIVLHSFMFEPLTDDEHNKEAADRALAFNLAWALDPLVFGDYPPEMRQYHGNELPKFTSEEKLLIRDSIDFIGLNHYSTLYAKDCIHSSCSCSGSACLPGGDRAIRGFVSTSAENGGVLIGEPTGMPRFSVVPRGMEEIVDYTVNRYDNKPIFITENGYSSPLQQDQLDGLQHDVKRIEFHQAYLASLARAMRNGADVRGYFVWTLMDNFEWSFGYDVKFGLYSVDRATLNRNPRSSAKWYRNFLRNISSNGMKPRTAFSLWSKVGRGEEE
- the LOC113717802 gene encoding beta-glucosidase 18 isoform X2, with the protein product MEDIEIIHSLGMDAYRFSISWPRILPNGNSGGVNAAGIMFYNSIIDNLLLRGIQPFVTIYHWDMPQVLSDKYGGWLSPLIQDDFLHFAETCFKNFGDRVRYWVTINEPNTVAEFAFERGVSPPGHCSPPFGNCSAGNSDTEPLIAVHNMLLAHAKASKLYREQFLPKQGGVIGIVLHSFMFEPLTDDEHNKEAADRALAFNLAWALDPLVFGDYPPEMRQYHGNELPKFTSEEKLLIRDSIDFIGLNHYSTLYAKDCIHSSCSCSGSACLPGGDRAIRGFVSTSAENGGVLIGEPTGMPRFSVVPRGMEEIVDYTVNRYDNKPIFITENGYSSPLQQDQLDGLQHDVKRIEFHQAYLASLARAMRNGADVRGYFVWTLMDNFEWSFGYDVKFGLYSVDRATLNRNPRSSAKWYRNFLRNISSNGMKPRTAFSLWSKVGRGEEE